TCGTTTGCCGCGTGCCTCGCTTGCGTGTGCGCGGCGGGGGCGGCGTTCGGCATCGCCTACACCGTGCTGGCGGGCGCCTTGATCGGGCGCTTCTTCTCCCGTGCGGTGGCCGAGCCGACCAGCTTTCCGCCCGTCACCATCGTCAAGCCGCTGCACGGCGACGAGTGGGCGCTGCTCGCCAATCTTGCCAGCTTTTGCGCCCAGGACTATCCGGGCCCAGTGCAATTCCTGTTCGGCGTGCACGACGGCGCGGACCCGGCCTTGCGTGCCGTCGACGAACTGCGCCGCCTGCATCCGGACGCCGATATCAGCGTGATCGCCGATGCCCGTCTGTACGGCCCGAACCGCAAGATCAGCAACATCCTCAACATGCTGCCGCAGGCGCGCCACGACGTGCTGGTGTTCGCCGACAGCGACGTGAGCGTCGGCGCGGACTATCTGCGCAACGTGATCGGCGAATTGCAGAAGCCGGGCGTCGGGCTCGTGACCTGCGTGTATCGCGGACAACCCGATCCGGGATTCTGGCCGCGCCTGTCGGCCAAGGCGACCAACTATCAGTTCCTGCCCGGCGTCGTCACCGGTCTCGCGCTCGGGCTCGCGCGCCCATGCTTCGGCCAGACCATCGCGATGCGCCGCGACACGCTGGAGAAGATCGGCGGGTTCACGCCGTTCGTGCGGCATCTGGCGGAAGACCACGCGATCGGCGAGGCGGTTCGCATGATCGGCGAGAAGGTGGTGATTCCGCCGTTCACGATCGCGCATGCGTGCGTCGAATCGAGCGCGACCCAACTGATCGCGCACGAGTTGCGCTGGAGCCGCACGATTCGCAGTGTCGATCCGCTCGGCCATTTCGGTTCGGTGCTGATTCATCCGCTCGCGTTCGCGTTGCTGGCGGTGGCGTTTTCCGGCGGCGCGCCGTGGGCGTGGGCGCTGGTGCCGCTCGCCATGGCCGCGCGGCTCGCGTTGAAACTGCTGTCCGATCGTGCGCTGCGGCAGGTGCGTCGCGACCTGTGGCTTTTGCCGATCTGGGATATCGTGTCATTTGCGATTTTCGTCGCGAGCTTCTGGTCGTCGCGGGTCATCTGGCGAGGCTTCAG
The sequence above is a segment of the Paraburkholderia sp. D15 genome. Coding sequences within it:
- the hpnI gene encoding bacteriohopanetetrol glucosamine biosynthesis glycosyltransferase HpnI, whose translation is MSLLSSFAACLACVCAAGAAFGIAYTVLAGALIGRFFSRAVAEPTSFPPVTIVKPLHGDEWALLANLASFCAQDYPGPVQFLFGVHDGADPALRAVDELRRLHPDADISVIADARLYGPNRKISNILNMLPQARHDVLVFADSDVSVGADYLRNVIGELQKPGVGLVTCVYRGQPDPGFWPRLSAKATNYQFLPGVVTGLALGLARPCFGQTIAMRRDTLEKIGGFTPFVRHLAEDHAIGEAVRMIGEKVVIPPFTIAHACVESSATQLIAHELRWSRTIRSVDPLGHFGSVLIHPLAFALLAVAFSGGAPWAWALVPLAMAARLALKLLSDRALRQVRRDLWLLPIWDIVSFAIFVASFWSSRVIWRGFSFEVDGDGLLSAQPEE